Proteins encoded by one window of Ghiorsea bivora:
- a CDS encoding efflux RND transporter permease subunit has protein sequence MNNMIAFFVRRGLLVNMLSGMLLLGGIYAAMNIQREAFPSVNFDLVVIGAAYPGASPQELEQLVTMPIERELKGIDGIKKTTSTSYPGTMEILIQVDPNYTDRSRFVSDVQQAVNRAVLPDDLPADPFVKEIKSEQTPVISLSIFGDIPALKLKHIANQIEDDLLALPGVSKVNVFGDRKEEIRITLKPEKMKQYRVSTDDVIGLIKRWNVNAPGGQLNTQEGIKTIRVNGEFTSAKDAASLVIRANEFGQALYLSDIADVTQTLEKPRRYVDAMGEPAINFTVVKKGDADIIDVVDHVRAYLPLIPKHYGDAIQVRAYKDFSINTRVRLNVLTSNGAIGLVLVLITLFMFLRPAVAVTTAWGLPIIFFSGLLVLFLMGTTLNLLTMFGFIIVLGLMVDDAIIIGENATYHMEKGLSPTDAAIKGTQELLGPVTATVLTTVVAFLPMMFMDGIIGKFVYSIPVVVVILLMFSWLEAIFILPNHVADFANPNKHPKERKVLVWLTNMYEFLLRKALRLRYVTVALTVAAFIGSIALAGVVKFQLFPPGAEDQFYLQVTLPAGSSLSETRQTLQALDKEVRKHVPEALLETTVGVAGDNAANEQESLKQIGDRFGYLKVILISFAHRDISAYAVMDDVKAGLVGKFPDVDINYVMLKGGPPTGRALQVEITGTDTDRMQSGQALMALLQSIDGVHSVESGLREGSPEIHVEVDRKLAAYANIDLASIATSVRAAFDGIPVSTLKQGVEEVDVTIRFPELAQQNVHTLEQLLIPNRLGGLVPLGKVATFKEVSGLTSLRHKDGLRVLNVTAEVDEGVITSKALNDLVKSKDSEWLSSQDPAKVKYVMGGEQEKTDESVQGLVFSFIFALIGIFVILAIQFNRIAYPFLVMFAIPFGVIGIVVGLFLHGQPLSFMSLMGFVALTGVVVNSSLVLAVLIQREFEDGKPWFEAIVYGGKRRFRAVMLTAITTVVGLLPTAYGWGGFDPFVAPMALALSWGLIFSTLITLFAIPATLAIALDVKSLFQTRRSAR, from the coding sequence ATGAATAATATGATTGCCTTTTTTGTAAGGCGCGGGCTTTTGGTGAATATGTTGTCGGGCATGTTACTGCTGGGTGGCATCTATGCAGCAATGAATATTCAGCGTGAAGCATTCCCTAGTGTGAACTTTGACTTGGTGGTGATTGGTGCGGCATATCCCGGTGCATCACCACAAGAGTTGGAGCAGTTGGTAACCATGCCAATTGAGCGTGAGCTTAAGGGTATTGATGGGATTAAGAAAACGACATCAACATCCTATCCGGGAACCATGGAGATTTTGATTCAAGTGGATCCAAATTACACAGACCGCTCGCGGTTTGTTTCTGATGTACAGCAAGCAGTTAATCGTGCGGTTTTACCTGATGATTTACCTGCAGACCCCTTTGTGAAAGAGATTAAATCAGAACAAACACCTGTGATTTCACTTTCAATTTTTGGGGATATTCCCGCATTAAAACTCAAACATATCGCCAATCAAATCGAAGATGATTTACTGGCATTGCCGGGTGTATCTAAGGTGAATGTGTTTGGGGATAGGAAGGAAGAGATTCGCATCACGCTTAAGCCAGAAAAAATGAAGCAATATCGTGTATCTACGGATGATGTGATTGGACTTATCAAAAGGTGGAATGTTAATGCACCTGGTGGGCAGCTGAATACACAAGAAGGTATTAAAACCATTCGAGTCAATGGTGAGTTTACATCAGCCAAGGATGCAGCTTCATTGGTAATACGTGCCAATGAGTTTGGTCAGGCATTGTATTTATCAGATATCGCTGATGTTACCCAAACATTGGAGAAACCTAGGCGGTATGTGGATGCCATGGGTGAACCTGCTATTAATTTTACAGTCGTGAAAAAGGGGGATGCGGACATTATTGATGTTGTCGATCATGTGCGTGCCTATTTGCCCTTGATTCCTAAACATTATGGCGATGCCATTCAGGTCCGTGCATATAAAGACTTCTCAATCAATACACGCGTTCGTTTGAATGTGTTGACTAGTAATGGTGCGATTGGTTTGGTCTTAGTGCTGATTACATTGTTTATGTTTTTGCGTCCTGCGGTGGCTGTGACGACGGCTTGGGGTTTACCCATTATCTTCTTTTCAGGTTTGTTGGTTTTATTTTTGATGGGTACAACTTTAAATCTATTGACCATGTTTGGTTTTATCATTGTGTTGGGTTTAATGGTGGATGATGCCATTATTATTGGCGAGAATGCGACCTACCATATGGAGAAGGGTTTATCGCCTACAGATGCTGCGATTAAGGGAACGCAAGAGTTGTTGGGTCCTGTGACTGCGACAGTGTTGACAACAGTGGTGGCATTTTTACCGATGATGTTTATGGATGGTATTATTGGTAAATTTGTGTATTCGATTCCAGTTGTTGTGGTTATTTTGTTAATGTTTTCTTGGTTGGAAGCCATTTTTATCTTGCCAAACCACGTTGCAGACTTTGCCAACCCTAATAAACACCCCAAAGAGCGTAAGGTGCTTGTTTGGTTAACCAATATGTATGAATTCTTATTGCGTAAAGCTTTACGCTTGCGTTATGTGACAGTTGCTTTGACTGTGGCTGCGTTTATTGGTTCGATAGCTTTGGCTGGTGTGGTGAAGTTTCAGTTGTTTCCACCGGGTGCTGAAGATCAGTTTTATTTACAGGTTACCTTGCCTGCTGGTTCTTCGTTGTCTGAAACACGTCAAACATTACAGGCGCTTGATAAAGAAGTGCGAAAACATGTGCCAGAAGCGCTTTTAGAAACCACGGTGGGTGTGGCAGGGGATAATGCTGCCAATGAGCAAGAGTCACTTAAACAAATCGGAGATAGATTTGGTTACTTAAAAGTCATTCTAATATCTTTTGCGCATAGGGATATTTCCGCTTATGCGGTGATGGATGATGTCAAAGCAGGGCTGGTAGGGAAGTTTCCTGATGTAGATATTAATTATGTCATGCTTAAAGGTGGTCCACCAACAGGGCGAGCTTTGCAAGTTGAAATTACAGGCACAGATACAGATAGAATGCAATCGGGTCAGGCATTAATGGCATTGTTGCAGAGTATTGATGGTGTACACTCTGTGGAAAGTGGGTTGCGCGAAGGTTCGCCCGAAATACATGTTGAAGTCGATCGGAAGCTGGCAGCTTATGCCAATATTGATTTGGCATCGATTGCAACAAGTGTTCGTGCTGCTTTTGATGGTATTCCAGTCTCAACCTTGAAGCAGGGGGTTGAAGAAGTGGATGTCACCATTCGTTTTCCTGAGCTGGCGCAACAAAATGTGCATACACTCGAACAGTTGTTGATTCCGAATCGCCTAGGCGGCCTTGTCCCCCTAGGAAAAGTGGCGACATTCAAGGAAGTATCAGGACTAACAAGTTTGAGGCATAAAGATGGTTTGCGTGTGTTAAATGTTACGGCAGAGGTGGATGAAGGTGTGATCACATCAAAAGCACTGAATGACTTGGTGAAAAGTAAAGATAGCGAGTGGTTAAGTTCGCAAGACCCTGCAAAGGTGAAGTATGTGATGGGTGGAGAACAAGAAAAAACCGATGAGTCTGTGCAAGGTTTGGTCTTTAGCTTTATTTTTGCATTGATTGGTATTTTTGTGATATTGGCGATTCAGTTTAATCGGATTGCTTATCCGTTTTTGGTGATGTTTGCGATTCCCTTTGGGGTTATTGGTATTGTGGTGGGGCTGTTTTTACATGGGCAACCCTTGTCTTTTATGTCATTGATGGGTTTTGTGGCACTAACAGGGGTAGTGGTGAACTCATCGCTGGTCTTGGCGGTTTTAATTCAACGTGAATTTGAGGATGGTAAGCCATGGTTTGAAGCGATTGTGTACGGCGGTAAGCGTCGCTTTCGGGCAGTTATGTTAACAGCAATCACCACTGTGGTGGGATTATTACCCACAGCTTATGGCTGGGGTGGTTTTGACCCCTTTGTGGCACCGATGGCTTTGGCATTATCATGGGGTTTGATTTTCTCAACCTTGATTACGTTATTTGCGATTCCAGCCACCTTGGCGATAGCTTTGGATGTTAAATCTTTGTTTCAAACAAGGCGTTCTGCAAGATGA
- a CDS encoding NADH-quinone oxidoreductase subunit A, translating into MASNYVPIFIFILIALGMGIMPLMLTMVVAEQRPDAEKLSAYECGFEAFEDARMHFDVRFYLVAILFVIFDLETAFLFPWAVVLDQIGIFGFIEMMLFLLILLVGYIYAWNKGALQWE; encoded by the coding sequence TTGGCCAGCAATTATGTGCCAATTTTTATATTTATTTTAATAGCATTAGGCATGGGTATTATGCCTTTGATGCTAACTATGGTGGTCGCTGAACAGCGCCCAGATGCAGAAAAGCTTTCGGCATACGAATGTGGCTTTGAAGCTTTTGAAGATGCGCGCATGCATTTCGATGTTCGCTTTTACCTTGTAGCGATTCTTTTTGTGATTTTTGATTTAGAAACAGCATTTCTTTTCCCTTGGGCTGTGGTCTTGGATCAAATCGGTATTTTTGGATTTATCGAGATGATGTTGTTTTTACTGATTCTTTTGGTTGGATATATTTACGCCTGGAACAAAGGGGCTTTGCAATGGGAATAG
- a CDS encoding NuoB/complex I 20 kDa subunit family protein — MGIEGLLDKGFITTTADKLINGARAGSLWPMTFGLACCAVEMMHAGASRYDLDRFGIVFRPSPRQSDVMVVAGTLCNKMAPALRKVYDQMSEPRWVISMGSCANGGGYYHYSYAITRGCDRVVPVDIYVPGCPPTAEALLYGFIQLQEKIKRTNTIAR, encoded by the coding sequence ATGGGAATAGAAGGTCTTCTCGACAAAGGGTTTATCACAACAACAGCAGATAAACTTATTAATGGTGCGCGTGCAGGTTCATTGTGGCCGATGACATTTGGTTTGGCTTGTTGTGCTGTGGAAATGATGCATGCAGGTGCATCAAGGTATGATTTGGATAGATTTGGGATCGTATTCCGCCCAAGTCCGCGCCAATCCGATGTGATGGTGGTTGCGGGCACCTTATGTAATAAAATGGCGCCAGCTTTACGTAAGGTGTATGACCAGATGTCTGAGCCTCGCTGGGTAATTTCTATGGGTTCTTGTGCCAATGGTGGTGGTTATTACCATTATTCATATGCGATTACACGTGGTTGCGACCGTGTGGTACCTGTTGATATTTATGTGCCTGGTTGTCCGCCAACTGCTGAAGCTTTGTTGTATGGTTTTATTCAGCTGCAAGAAAAAATTAAACGTACCAATACGATTGCACGGTAA
- a CDS encoding NADH-quinone oxidoreductase subunit C, whose protein sequence is MNEKLTQEKNVLSEFSSLQQKFGEAIAQVKEGIDCPLLVIDKDSIVEVCHVLKSELGYEQMIDLCGVDMSEHPSHDEKTPRFEIVYHLLSVSQNKRLRVKVLVNEREMLDSVTEVWSTANWFEREAFDMYGVIFNHHPDLRRLLTDYGFEGHPLRKDFPLVGHAEIFFDEAQWRCVYKPNKLENRVLIPRTWPGVDRG, encoded by the coding sequence ATGAATGAAAAATTAACACAAGAAAAGAATGTGCTGTCTGAGTTTTCATCACTGCAACAGAAGTTTGGTGAAGCGATTGCTCAGGTAAAAGAGGGTATTGATTGCCCATTATTAGTCATTGATAAAGATAGTATTGTTGAAGTGTGTCATGTGCTGAAATCAGAACTTGGTTATGAGCAAATGATTGATCTGTGTGGTGTGGATATGTCTGAGCACCCATCACATGATGAAAAAACACCTCGATTTGAAATTGTGTACCATTTGCTTTCCGTCTCGCAAAATAAGCGTTTGCGTGTGAAAGTTTTGGTGAATGAGCGTGAGATGTTGGATTCAGTGACGGAAGTGTGGTCAACAGCCAACTGGTTTGAGCGTGAAGCTTTTGATATGTATGGTGTGATTTTTAATCATCATCCCGACTTGCGCCGCTTGTTAACCGACTATGGTTTTGAGGGTCACCCATTGCGTAAGGATTTCCCGTTGGTGGGGCATGCTGAGATTTTCTTCGATGAGGCGCAATGGCGCTGTGTATACAAACCAAACAAACTGGAAAACCGTGTGTTGATTCCAAGAACATGGCCGGGGGTTGACCGTGGCTGA
- a CDS encoding NADH-quinone oxidoreductase subunit D: protein MAEIKNYTLNFGPQHPSAHGVLRLVLELDGEVVERADPHIGLLHRGTEKLFEYKTYNQNIPYFDRLDYVSMMANEHAYALGVEKLLGITPPERAQYIRVMYAELTRILNHTLWLGAAALDIGAMTVFLYCFREREDIFDFYEEVSGARMHAAYIRPGGVARDLPEGLLEKIQAFTESFIVHVDEYETLLTENRIWKQRTVDIGVVDKEAALDWGFTGPMIRGSGVAWDLRKTQPYDVYDKMDFDIPVGATGDSYDRYLIRVEEMRQANRIIQQCVAWLKEHNGPVKVDDYKLTNPPRATIKDDMESLIHHFKFFSEGYHVPEGEVYAAVEHPKGEFGVYIVSDGSNKPYRMKVRAPGFAHLEAMDYMARGHMLADVVTILGTQDIVFGEVDR, encoded by the coding sequence GTGGCTGAGATTAAAAACTATACCTTAAACTTTGGACCACAACATCCATCAGCGCATGGTGTATTGCGCCTTGTGTTAGAGCTAGATGGTGAAGTAGTGGAACGTGCTGATCCGCATATTGGTTTATTGCATCGTGGCACAGAAAAACTTTTTGAATACAAAACATACAATCAAAATATCCCGTATTTTGATAGATTAGATTATGTGTCCATGATGGCAAATGAACATGCGTATGCTTTGGGCGTGGAGAAACTTTTGGGTATTACGCCACCCGAGCGTGCACAATATATTCGTGTGATGTATGCAGAGTTGACGCGTATTCTTAATCATACTTTATGGCTTGGTGCAGCAGCATTGGATATTGGCGCGATGACTGTGTTCTTATACTGCTTCCGTGAGCGTGAAGATATTTTTGATTTTTATGAAGAAGTATCTGGTGCGCGTATGCATGCGGCATATATTCGTCCAGGTGGTGTGGCGCGTGATTTGCCTGAAGGGTTGTTGGAAAAAATTCAGGCTTTTACAGAGAGTTTTATTGTTCATGTGGATGAATATGAAACATTGCTCACAGAGAATCGTATTTGGAAGCAACGTACTGTAGATATTGGTGTTGTGGATAAAGAAGCTGCTTTGGACTGGGGTTTTACAGGTCCGATGATTCGTGGTTCGGGCGTGGCTTGGGATTTGCGAAAAACCCAGCCCTATGATGTTTACGATAAAATGGATTTTGATATTCCAGTGGGTGCAACAGGCGATAGTTATGACCGCTATTTGATTCGTGTTGAAGAGATGCGTCAGGCTAACCGTATTATTCAGCAATGTGTGGCATGGTTAAAAGAGCATAATGGTCCGGTCAAGGTGGATGATTATAAATTGACCAATCCACCACGGGCAACCATCAAAGATGATATGGAATCCTTGATTCACCACTTTAAGTTTTTCTCGGAAGGTTATCATGTGCCTGAAGGTGAAGTGTATGCAGCAGTGGAGCATCCTAAGGGTGAGTTTGGTGTTTATATTGTTTCTGATGGTTCAAATAAACCATACAGAATGAAGGTTCGTGCGCCAGGGTTTGCACACTTGGAAGCTATGGATTACATGGCGAGAGGGCATATGCTGGCAGATGTGGTAACCATTTTGGGTACGCAAGATATTGTGTTTGGTGAGGTGGATCGATGA
- a CDS encoding NADH-quinone oxidoreductase subunit NuoE family protein, with protein sequence MSASEMPKFSEARLAEIDALIKRYPSAKSALMPVLYMAQQDFGYLSMETQQMVADVLNLRLMEVREVVTFYTMFKEQPHGKYLLEVCTNASCMLNGADELYAQMKDILGIGPGEITEDGLFSIAEVECAGACAGAPVVQVNNVYHEKVTAESMEALITKVRAGEAI encoded by the coding sequence ATGAGTGCTTCAGAGATGCCAAAGTTTAGCGAAGCGCGCTTGGCAGAAATTGATGCGTTGATAAAACGCTACCCGAGTGCAAAGTCTGCATTAATGCCTGTATTGTATATGGCGCAACAAGATTTTGGTTATTTAAGCATGGAAACGCAGCAGATGGTTGCTGATGTTTTGAACTTGCGTTTAATGGAAGTGCGCGAAGTGGTTACTTTTTATACCATGTTTAAAGAACAGCCACATGGTAAATATTTGTTAGAAGTTTGTACCAATGCCAGCTGTATGCTCAATGGTGCAGATGAATTGTATGCACAAATGAAGGATATTTTGGGTATTGGTCCTGGTGAAATCACTGAAGACGGTCTGTTTTCGATTGCCGAAGTGGAATGTGCTGGTGCTTGTGCTGGTGCTCCTGTGGTACAGGTAAATAATGTTTATCACGAAAAGGTAACGGCTGAATCCATGGAAGCTTTAATTACGAAAGTGCGTGCAGGAGAGGCGATTTAA
- the nuoF gene encoding NADH-quinone oxidoreductase subunit NuoF — MISSDPKKVQRICFDNIEVENMHKLEVAKKHGAYAFLPTVLKEFDAEKIIDEVKTSGLRGRGGAGFPTGLKWSFVPRNTGKPTYLLCNADEGEPGTFKDRDIMRFDPHLLIEGMIMAGFALGVKDAYIYVRGEFLHEYNVMCAAIEEAYAANLLGDNILGTGFSMNLLMHRGAGAYICGEETALIESLEGKSGRPRFKPPFPAVEGFYGCPTVVNNVETIATVPAILEHGGAWHAAIGKPNNTGCKIFSVSGHVNKPGNYEVPMGTSLRTLVEDFCGGLQHGTVPKVIIPGGSSTPWLMGEHYDVPLTYDDIMKAGSFLGSGAIIIMDETADVVAVTRRLAHFYAHESCGQCTPCREGTGWVERILTRVDAGEGTHADIQVLKDASTHMAGRTICALAEGAAAPVLSMLKHFPEEVEAKLKEEQAEKSS; from the coding sequence ATGATTTCTTCTGATCCTAAAAAAGTACAACGTATTTGTTTTGATAATATCGAAGTTGAAAATATGCATAAGCTTGAGGTGGCTAAAAAACATGGTGCTTATGCATTTTTACCTACTGTTTTAAAAGAGTTTGATGCGGAGAAAATCATTGATGAAGTGAAAACTTCAGGTCTTCGCGGTCGTGGTGGTGCAGGTTTCCCTACAGGTTTGAAGTGGTCGTTTGTGCCGCGTAATACAGGTAAACCGACGTATTTATTGTGCAATGCAGATGAAGGTGAGCCGGGCACATTTAAAGACCGTGATATTATGCGCTTTGACCCACATCTGTTGATTGAAGGCATGATTATGGCGGGGTTTGCGCTCGGCGTAAAAGATGCGTATATCTATGTGCGTGGTGAGTTTTTACACGAGTACAATGTGATGTGTGCAGCCATTGAAGAAGCTTATGCTGCCAATCTTTTGGGTGATAATATCTTGGGTACTGGTTTTTCCATGAATTTGCTGATGCACCGTGGCGCAGGAGCGTATATTTGTGGTGAAGAAACAGCTTTGATTGAGTCTTTGGAAGGCAAATCGGGTCGTCCTAGATTTAAACCACCATTTCCTGCAGTTGAAGGTTTTTATGGCTGCCCAACGGTGGTGAATAATGTGGAAACAATCGCGACTGTACCAGCAATTTTAGAGCATGGTGGAGCATGGCATGCAGCCATTGGTAAGCCAAACAATACAGGTTGCAAAATCTTTTCAGTATCAGGTCATGTGAATAAACCGGGTAACTATGAAGTGCCCATGGGTACTTCATTACGTACGTTGGTTGAAGACTTTTGTGGTGGTTTGCAGCATGGAACAGTGCCTAAAGTGATTATTCCTGGTGGTTCGTCAACGCCTTGGTTGATGGGCGAGCATTATGATGTGCCGCTAACTTATGATGATATTATGAAAGCAGGTTCGTTTTTGGGTTCCGGTGCCATTATTATCATGGATGAAACGGCGGATGTTGTTGCTGTGACACGCAGACTGGCACATTTTTATGCCCATGAATCTTGTGGTCAATGTACACCGTGCCGAGAAGGTACGGGTTGGGTAGAGCGTATTTTGACTCGCGTGGATGCTGGCGAAGGTACACACGCTGATATTCAAGTATTAAAAGATGCTTCAACACATATGGCAGGTCGCACAATCTGTGCCTTGGCTGAGGGAGCGGCAGCGCCAGTATTGTCTATGTTAAAACACTTCCCTGAAGAAGTTGAAGCAAAGCTTAAAGAAGAGCAGGCGGAGAAATCATCATGA
- the nuoG gene encoding NADH-quinone oxidoreductase subunit NuoG, with protein MTELFINDEEVTVPAGTSILEACREHGVDVPYFCYHPELSVAANCRMCLVEVEGWPKPAASCCTPVAEGMKVVTHSEGLEKDRAMIMEYLLINHPLDCPVCDQGGACKLQDYAVEHGEGKGRYTEAKRIPSDKDLGPFVNTCMTRCIHCTRCVRFADEIAGTGDMGVLNRGDHMLIEGIVEDALESELSGNLSDICPVGALLDKPSHDVSRPWEMKKHKSTCTQCPQGCDIEIESRNDEVMRVRPAKGGVEPWICDRGRYVYDAFRSDNRLLKPRVRQGKDLADASWDDAIEQAVSLLKGKRVGIVFSPDWSVEGLTAIRLLRDTAFADAQVAFELHRRDTRPFAFEEGLSMSTKAIEKADQVVILGSDIRQRLPILMQRLRKRANAGNPITRIGAMHYRTNADIAVDALIRPRDWHAVIASAMVQLTELGKLAAGMDAWVAKVDARHDAGKLLADALIADSCAMLVGEEIRCHEDAAALIHGLDLLMRAAGHTEVGKDGRNLLPEGMNAQLLSDVFGDVRTSAGALFDAASQGELDTLLLVGSDPVGDGLFSRQAKAALEKVDLVQVAAISGDMGQYASVQLPASAYSEVEGTFINMEGRVRVAESPLRSLGEDRPMWKVMMRLAQALGHDVPAVNLDEVREAITQRAPSCAALADVWAGESAKSVFIPSQRNKGATLPNMAILNAAKALDVVSRYSMYREGAWARASELLSEAGRIHALDDLIVHPETLKELGLEQGELTVLSNTGTESFVIGTREDVSPGVLFVAKRGVAGDLSGETSVDLQGGQS; from the coding sequence ATGACAGAGTTGTTTATTAATGACGAAGAAGTGACAGTTCCTGCGGGCACTAGCATTTTAGAAGCTTGTCGCGAACATGGTGTGGATGTTCCGTATTTTTGTTATCACCCCGAGTTATCCGTGGCTGCAAACTGTCGCATGTGTTTGGTTGAGGTTGAAGGCTGGCCGAAACCCGCCGCATCATGCTGTACACCCGTCGCTGAAGGTATGAAGGTGGTTACGCATTCTGAAGGTCTTGAGAAAGACCGTGCGATGATCATGGAATATTTGCTGATTAATCACCCATTGGATTGCCCTGTATGTGACCAAGGTGGGGCATGTAAATTGCAAGACTATGCCGTTGAACATGGTGAGGGCAAAGGTCGTTACACCGAGGCAAAACGCATTCCATCGGATAAAGATTTGGGTCCATTTGTGAATACTTGTATGACCCGCTGCATTCACTGTACGCGTTGTGTTCGTTTCGCTGATGAGATTGCTGGCACAGGTGATATGGGCGTATTAAATCGCGGTGATCATATGTTGATTGAAGGTATTGTTGAAGATGCCTTGGAATCAGAGCTTTCGGGTAATTTAAGTGATATTTGCCCTGTGGGTGCATTGTTGGATAAACCATCGCATGATGTGTCTCGCCCTTGGGAAATGAAAAAGCACAAGAGCACATGTACGCAGTGCCCACAAGGTTGCGATATTGAAATTGAATCTCGAAATGATGAGGTGATGCGTGTTCGCCCAGCTAAGGGTGGTGTGGAGCCATGGATTTGTGATCGTGGACGTTATGTTTATGATGCATTCCGCTCAGATAACCGCTTGTTAAAACCGCGTGTGCGCCAAGGAAAAGACTTGGCTGATGCATCATGGGATGATGCGATTGAACAAGCTGTCTCACTTTTAAAAGGTAAACGTGTTGGCATTGTTTTTTCACCAGATTGGAGTGTGGAAGGATTAACAGCGATTCGTTTGCTACGTGACACAGCCTTTGCTGATGCACAAGTGGCTTTTGAGCTGCACCGTAGAGATACACGCCCCTTTGCTTTTGAGGAAGGTTTGTCGATGTCCACCAAGGCAATTGAAAAGGCTGACCAAGTCGTCATTCTTGGTTCGGATATACGTCAGCGCTTGCCAATTTTGATGCAACGTTTACGCAAGCGTGCCAATGCGGGCAATCCCATTACACGTATCGGTGCTATGCATTACCGTACCAATGCGGATATTGCTGTTGATGCTTTGATTCGTCCACGTGATTGGCATGCTGTGATTGCCAGTGCCATGGTGCAGCTGACTGAGCTGGGTAAACTTGCTGCTGGCATGGATGCATGGGTTGCCAAAGTTGATGCTAGGCATGACGCAGGCAAGTTGTTGGCAGATGCTTTGATTGCGGATTCATGTGCTATGCTTGTCGGTGAAGAAATTCGTTGCCACGAGGATGCTGCGGCACTGATTCATGGTTTGGATTTATTGATGCGTGCTGCAGGCCATACTGAAGTTGGCAAAGATGGTCGCAATTTGTTGCCTGAGGGCATGAATGCGCAGTTATTATCTGATGTGTTTGGTGACGTTCGTACCTCTGCTGGTGCATTGTTTGATGCAGCAAGTCAAGGCGAGTTGGATACGTTGCTTCTTGTTGGCAGTGACCCTGTGGGTGATGGTTTGTTTTCTCGTCAGGCAAAAGCAGCTTTGGAAAAAGTTGACTTGGTTCAAGTGGCTGCGATTTCTGGAGATATGGGTCAGTATGCAAGCGTACAGTTGCCTGCTTCAGCGTATTCTGAAGTTGAAGGTACCTTTATCAACATGGAAGGTAGAGTAAGGGTTGCCGAGAGCCCCTTGCGTTCACTTGGTGAAGACCGTCCAATGTGGAAAGTGATGATGCGTTTGGCACAAGCCTTGGGTCACGATGTTCCTGCAGTTAACTTGGATGAAGTCCGTGAGGCAATTACTCAGCGTGCACCGTCATGTGCTGCGCTAGCTGATGTTTGGGCTGGTGAGAGCGCCAAATCAGTATTCATTCCTTCACAGCGTAATAAAGGCGCAACATTACCGAACATGGCAATTTTGAATGCAGCTAAAGCATTGGATGTGGTGAGTAGATATTCTATGTATCGCGAAGGAGCATGGGCGCGTGCTTCTGAATTATTAAGTGAAGCTGGTCGTATTCATGCTTTGGATGATTTAATTGTACACCCTGAAACTTTAAAGGAACTTGGTTTGGAACAGGGTGAGTTAACTGTTTTGTCCAATACGGGTACCGAATCTTTTGTGATTGGTACACGAGAAGATGTGTCCCCTGGTGTTTTGTTTGTGGCTAAGCGCGGTGTAGCGGGTGACTTGTCTGGTGAAACCAGTGTTGATTTGCAGGGAGGTCAATCATGA